From the Quercus lobata isolate SW786 chromosome 6, ValleyOak3.0 Primary Assembly, whole genome shotgun sequence genome, one window contains:
- the LOC115950567 gene encoding cytochrome c oxidase subunit 6a, mitochondrial, protein MAMAMVRSGLLRTALRGGSRPSAPPKRNFASSAHHDDAYETAKWEKITFAGIATCTILAIYNLSRGHPHFDEPPPYPYLHIRNKEFPWGPNGLFEVKHEHH, encoded by the exons ATGGCTATGGCGATGGTCCGATCTGGTCTTCTCCGAACTGCTCTGCGTGGTGGCTCTCGACCCTCTGCTCCTCCCAAGCGCAACTTCGCCTCCTCTGCTCACCACGACGATGCCT atgaGACGGCAAAATGGGAAAAGATAACATTTGCAGGTATTGCTACCTGCACCATTTTAGCAATTTATAACCTATCAAGGGGCCATCCCCACTTCGACGAGCCTCCT CCATACCCGTATTTACACATTCGCAACAAGGAGTTTCCATGGG GTCCTAATGGGCTTTTTGAGGTGAAGCACGAGCACCACTAA
- the LOC115995146 gene encoding myb-like protein X: MLGRLSPRRNLRSKGFKVKHALQICLLLGVCIWLLYQVRHSRDKKAGSFVESAKTGNGILKLGRKDLHPQVEETAIRDARHKEDEDVEETNNEEQNRPEEIDNVGKVDANDETDVHDKDKVEEEAEHKMDSEDGVKEKEESRDKETEESNEKEREDKEFEERKELNEEKENEEIYKKKQENMEFEESKEKESENKKFEESREKGDEEIREKDSEESSEKESAESKDKQNEDKENEDNKEKITEDNGSVEGSQGGNNKEEREERNEPGSTEKEGKIEELGSSEGQVQDGIDRQNEAREEQYKGDDASSAVVHENQNITNEQSSWENSKDAEQVKNREKKDFELENKTNSSEVVDLNHNESDKNVRETENFEKNDSTNATSSEDGGNKSNQPESENGSNASSNDTVPTGDDSTLQNVVLQQTDNSESGSAANSKQQDSSGTPSTTMENGDAGNGESRNTSTNADSAVPDTQTDGSNVSVETENKSEHSVMHGNNDIIQTVKPNGDSGLEGTQNVVLSSSTNDNVDNGHKEQVDSSDSTFQQENHYADQSNTNGQKEPDNSSDSSIPQEKDSSSNTDTNADAGKNENENVQSNKNDSEGASQKESVDSQEEREASSNTNSDSNGSQNDQVDSSILQEEKGARTDLETLPETRTEGNHNSETAAE; this comes from the coding sequence ATGTTGGGCAGGTTATCGCCTCGTAGGAACCTGAGATCCAAAGGATTTAAGGTGAAGCATGCTCTCCAGATATGCCTTTTGCTTGGAGTTTGCATCTGGCTGCTTTACCAAGTCAGGCATTCTCGTGATAAGAAAGCAGGATCATTTGTTGAGAGTGCAAAAACTGGGAATGGAATCTTGAAGTTGGGGAGAAAAGATCTTCATCCTCAAGTGGAAGAGACTGCCATTAGAGATGCAAGGCACAAGGAAGACGAAGATGTGGAAGAAACCAATAATGAAGAACAAAACAGGCCTGAAGAAATTGATAATGTAGGAAAAGTGGATGCAAATGATGAGACAGATGTACATGACAAGGACAAAGTTGAAGAGGAAGCAGAGCATAAAATGGATTCAGAAGATGGAGtgaaagagaaggaagagagccGAGATAAGGAGACTGAAGAGAGCAATGAGAAGGAAAGAGAAGATAAGGAGTTTGAAGAGCGCAAAGAGCTGAATGAAGAGAAGGAGAATGAGGAGATCTATAAGAAGAAACAAGAAAACATGGAATTTGAAGAGAGCAAAGAGAAGGAAAGTGAAAACAAGAAGTTTGAAGAGAGCAGAGAGAAGGGAGATGAAGAAATTAGAGAAAAGGATAGTGAAGAGAGCAGTGAGAAGGAAAGTGCAGAGAGCAAAGATAAGCAAAatgaagataaggagaatgaagataacaaagaaaaaataactgAGGATAATGGAAGTGTGGAGGGGAGTCAAGGGGGAAATAATAAAGAGGAGAGGGAAGAGAGGAATGAGCCTGGTAGTACAGAGAAAGAAGGTAAGATAGAGGAGCTGGGTTCATCTGAAGGTCAGGTTCAAGATGGAATTGATAGGCAGAATGAGGCAAGAGAAGAACAGTACAAGGGGGATGATGCTTCTAGTGCTGTTGTAcatgaaaatcaaaatataacaaATGAGCAAAGCAGTTGGGAAAATTCAAAGGATGCAGAACAAGTcaaaaacagagaaaagaaagattttgaGCTGGAGAATAAAACAAATAGCAGTGAAGTAGTTGATCTCAATCACAATGAGTCAGACAAGAATGTGagagaaactgaaaattttgagaagaatGACTCAACAAATGCAACTAGCAGTGAAGATGGTGGTAACAAGAGTAATCAGCCAGAGTCAGAGAATGGTTCCAATGCTAGTTCAAATGATACAGTCCCTACTGGAGATGACTCTACCCTGCAAAATGTTGTACTACAACAAACTGATAATTCTGAATCAGGCTCAGCAGCCAATAGCAAGCAACAAGATTCAAGTGGAACACCTTCTACAACAATGGAGAATGGTGATGCAGGTAATGGAGAATCCAGAAATACTTCTACTAATGCTGATTCTGCTGTGCCAGATACGCAGACCGATGGGTCCAATGTATCTGTTGAGACAGAAAACAAATCTGAACATTCAGTCATGCATGGAAACAATGATATCATTCAGACTGTAAAGCCCAACGGTGATTCTGGACTAGAGGGGACACAAAATGTTGTTTTGTCATCAAGCACAAATGACAATGTGGACAATGGTCACAAGGAACAAGTTGATTCTTCAGATTCTACATTCCAACAAGAGAATCACTATGCTGATCAAAGCAACACAAATGGCCAAAAAGAACCAGATAATTCTTCCGATTCTTCAATTCCTCAAGAGAAAGACTCGTCCTCAAATACAGATACCAATGCTGATGCaggaaagaatgaaaatgaGAATGTTCAAAGCAACAAAAATGACAGTGAAGGTGCAAGCCAAAAAGAATCAGTTGATTCccaggaagagagagaggcatcATCAAACACAAATAGTGACAGCAATGGTAGCCAGAATGATCAAGTTGATTCTTCTATCCTTCAAGAAGAGAAAGGTGCTCGTACGGATTTGGAAACTTTGCCAGAGACCAGAACTGAAGGGAATCACAACAGTGAGACAGCTGCAGAGTGA
- the LOC115950240 gene encoding uncharacterized protein LOC115950240, with amino-acid sequence MSVGWLPVDNSTPEPKRPKVYPHLVLGFSEEDKIGTIQPHDDALVITLRIGGYDVKRVIVDGGSGAEIMYPDLYKGLKLRPEDLTSYSSPLLTFDRKMVMPKGQIRLPVQTGPEIVEANFIVVDIYSPYTATVARPWLHTLGAVASTLHQKVKFPSKVRVLEIRGCQVMARECLVVAISHWPEAESSAHVEESS; translated from the coding sequence ATGTCTGTAGGTTGGCTACCAGTTGATAACTCTACCCCAGAACCAAAAAGGCCCAAAGTGTATCCTCATCTAGTCTTGGGTTTTTCCGAGGAAGACAAAATCGGAACCATCCAACCCCATGACGACGCGTTGGTAATCACTCTTCGGATTGGGGGTTACGATGTAAAAAGGGTAATAGTAGATGGTGGTAGTGGGGCCGAGATCATGTACCCCGATCTCTATAAGGGGTTGAAGCTGAGACCAGAAGACTTGACGTCCTATAGCTCCCCCTTGTTGACTTTTGACAGAAAGATGGTCATGCCAAAGGGCCAGATTAGACTACCTGTGCAAACCGGCCCGGAGATAGTGGAGGCTAACTTCATTGTAGTGGATATCTACTCCCCTTACACTGCCACTGTAgccagaccttggcttcatacccTAGGAGCCGTTGCCTCCACCttacatcagaaggtgaagttcCCTTCTAAGGTCCGGGTCTTGGAGATTCGAGGTTGCCAGGTTATGGCGAGAGAATGCCTGGTGGTTGCCATCTCACATTGGCCTGAAGCGGAGTCCTCGGCCCATGTTGAAGAAAGCTCATAG
- the LOC115950242 gene encoding uncharacterized protein LOC115950242 gives MDEKSVGTISVQGPSRWKVYVDGATNQRGSGVGLVLISPEKITIEKSLRLEFLAINNEAEYKVLLKGMAMVQKMGGKAVEAFSDSRLVVGQVKGKLEARDVRMQEYLSQVKRLQSDFEFFDLSHVFRSENTHANSLATLATSSA, from the coding sequence atggatgaaaaatcggttggcacaatctcCGTGCAAGGACCTTCACGCTGGAAAGTGTACGTTGATGGCGCAACTAACCAAAGGGGGTCCGGGGTGGGATTAGTTCTAATATCCCCTGAGAAGATTACCATAGAGAAATCATTGAGACTAGAGTTCTTAGCCAtaaacaatgaagccgaatataAGGTTTTATTGAAAGGAATGGCCATGGTACAAAAAATGGGGGGAAAGGCAGTGGAAGCATTCTCAGACTCGAGACTAGTTGTGGGCCAAGTGAAGGGCAAGCTAGAGGCTAGAGATGTGAGAATGCAAGAGTACTTGAGTCAAGTCAAGCGCTTGCAATCAGATTTTGAATTCTTCGACTTGTCACATGTCTTTAGGAGTGAAAACACGCACGCAAATTCATTGGCCACTCTTGCCACCTCTTCGGCTTAG